The following proteins come from a genomic window of Salvia hispanica cultivar TCC Black 2014 chromosome 4, UniMelb_Shisp_WGS_1.0, whole genome shotgun sequence:
- the LOC125223996 gene encoding uncharacterized protein LOC125223996, whose amino-acid sequence MEMPQEITHPIHLSHPLTLHESIYYDGSKKCAVCEGIVWGLSYKCSQGGCEGLRIHLGCAGFPNYKQPVMKHPSHPQHELRFSKKTRWCPFPCDACGATEKGDSYTCTVCDYCIHESCALLPLSADFPRHHPAHSLSLAFSIPSEYIKYDFDCAICYTTLPLMRWVYHCSLCRYVVHLNCATSTVDSDNENAIDDEEDVATFPMDDNVIYEEMIRPFVKRECGQIHIPRHDQDNHNTGGKYSFSNHPRHLLTFTTFSSSSSSSSSQDHYKKDDDDDDEDDFDSIPRLELTCDGCTLPIREKKQTDDDDDEYENGYMSCDECKYFLHLSCFNLPLHIPSLPIHPYHNQSLILQSAGKLTDLAYCHICDGRTNGLYYECTNCWFKIDIKCASLPTTIKHAAHPRHNYLKFVDGNIGSGFCINCHEFILPDDGQYKCNRCRVTVCGRCVMLPATSKHRQENHLLSLTYDAHINRPGDFYCSSCESQMDPRSWMYHCRDCDQSFHPNCIPTTSGRFRNIKYGTDQYMISSIHDHPLGFQIVTNKKRCDLCHRDKYDKLGFQCVSCYFVVCKSCGVKHIDHI is encoded by the exons ATGGAAATGCCTCAAGAGATTACGCATCCTATCCATCTTTCACACCCTCTCACACTCCatgaatcaatatattatgatggatcAAAAAAATGTGCTGTTTGTGAAGGGATTGTGTGGGGGTTAAGCTATAAATGTAGCCAAGGGGGCTGTGAAGGATTGCGGATCCACTTGGGATGCGCAGGGTTTCCTAATTATAAGCAGCCGGTAATGAAGCACCCGAGCCACCCTCAACATGAGCTGCGATTTTCCAAGAAAACGAGGTGGTGCCCATTCCCCTGTGATGCCTGTGGTGCCACTGAGAAAGGGGACTCCTACACCTGCACTGTATGTGACTATTGCATACACGAGAGCTGCGCACTTCTCCCACTGTCTGCAGACTTCCCTCGTCATCACCCtgcccactctctctccctcgcTTTTTCTATTCCATCTGAGTacatcaaatatgattttgattgtgCTATATGCTACACAACGTTGCCATTGATGCGCTGGGTCTATCATTGCAGCCTTTGTAGATATGTCGTCCATCTCAACTGCGCCACCTCCAC AGTTGATAGTGATAATGAAAATGCAATTGATGATGAGGAAGACGTTGCCACGTTTCCAATGGATGATAATGTTATATATGAGGAGATGATCCGACCCTTCGTTAAGCGAGAATGTGGACAAATTCACATCCCGCGTCATGATCAGGACAATCACAACACCGGTGGCAAGTACAGCTTCTCCAATCACCCTCGTCATCTACTAACTTTTACTACattttcatcatcttcatcatcatcatcatctcaagatcactacaaaaaagatgatgatgatgatgatgaagatgattttGATAGTATTCCAAGATTGGAATTAACATGTGATGGGTGCACACTGCCTATACGTGAAAAGAAGCAAacagatgatgatgatgatgagtaTGAGAATGGTTACATGAGTTGTGACGAATGCaaatattttcttcacttGTCCTGCTTCAACTTGCCACTACACATCCCCTCTCTTCCAATTCATCCTTACCACAATCAAAGCCTGATACTTCAAAGTGCAGGCAAGCTAACAGATCTGGCATACTGTCATATTTGCGATGGTCGTACGAATGGGCTCTATTATGAGTGTACCAACTGCTGGTTCAAAATAGACATCAAGTGTGCTTCTCTGCCCACCACCATAAAACATGCAGCTCACCCGCGACATAATTATCTAAAGTTTGTCGATGGCAATATTGGGTCTGGCTTTTGTATTAACTGTCATGAGTTTATATTACCAGATGATGGGCAATACAAATGCAATAGGTGCAGAGTCACTGTATGTGGTAGATGTGTGATGTTACCGGCAACAAGTAAGCATAGACAGGAGAATCATTTGTTGTCTTTGACATACGATGCCCATATCAACCGTCCTGGCGACTTCTACTGCAGCAGCTGCGAATCCCAAATGGACCCCAGGAGCTGGATGTACCATTGCCGGGACTGTGATCAATCCTTTCATCCCAATTGCATACCCACTACATCGGGCCGGTTTAGAAACATCAAATATGGGACAGATCAGTATATGATTTCGAGTATTCATGACCACCCTCTTGGATTTCAAATCGTAACCAACAAAAAGAGATGTGACTTATGTCATAGAGATAAGTATGATAAGCTTGGTTTTCAATGTGTGTCGTGTTATTTTGTCGTGTGTAAATCTTGTGGTGTGAAACACATTGATCATATTTGA